One region of uncultured Methanolobus sp. genomic DNA includes:
- a CDS encoding heavy metal-binding domain-containing protein, with protein MIVTTTDGIDGKELEIISVVFGNTVRAKHIGSDIAAGLKNIVGGELRGYSDMLTQARKEAYERMVENAKQLNADAIVNVRFTTSQTMAGAAELLAYGTAVKVKDAQ; from the coding sequence ATGATAGTAACTACAACAGATGGAATAGATGGAAAAGAACTTGAGATAATATCGGTAGTCTTTGGGAATACTGTACGTGCCAAGCATATTGGTAGTGATATCGCAGCAGGATTAAAGAATATTGTTGGGGGTGAGCTCAGAGGCTATTCTGATATGCTGACTCAGGCCAGAAAAGAGGCCTATGAACGCATGGTAGAAAATGCAAAACAGCTTAATGCTGATGCAATTGTGAATGTAAGATTCACAACTTCCCAGACCATGGCTGGTGCAGCTGAACTTTTGGCATACGGAACTGCCGTAAAGGTAAAGGATGCTCAATAA
- a CDS encoding PAS domain-containing sensor histidine kinase produces MTSKENIPEKTLSEPDYKAIIKSLNQKINDLNARLEISESKLKETEEFYSDRLNNLNDVLFSVDAKGIFTYINPAIKNITGYTIEEVLGTHFTKHVHPDDIGGLQEDIERTVSGEHKPYMFRIVKKDGKISYVHTTSRPIIKDGNFVGINGLMVDIARLKQVEVRLKEERDRAQNYLDIVGVIILAIDTEGNIKLINKKGCEIFGEEEYQLVSQNWFDIYFPEELKEKAKKEYKKTIEGEIPFKSYFESPIKTKEGERIFAWHNIDIKDGEGNVTGMLSSGNDITERKKAEQALVFAKLISENANRTKRQFLSNISHELRTPLNLIIGYSDLLYEDYVGTTSKEQKEYLEIVKRSGNRLLLLLNSMIDLSAIEEGKRELDLKEFSVPVIINDIKNSTLPMAKKKQIALHFCVDEDIKTINADKSKIKTVLYNLINNAIKFTPEGGNIDVSVVKDDEMLRVSVKDDGIGIEKENISKLFQPFSQIDSSLNRKFEGAGLGLSIVKEFVRMHGGNVRVETEINKGSNFSFTIPMDTDKN; encoded by the coding sequence ATGACATCGAAAGAAAATATACCGGAAAAAACACTTAGTGAACCGGATTACAAAGCAATAATTAAGAGTCTCAACCAAAAAATTAACGATCTCAATGCCAGATTGGAAATTTCCGAATCGAAGCTCAAGGAAACAGAGGAGTTTTATTCAGACCGGCTCAACAATCTCAACGATGTTCTTTTTTCTGTAGATGCAAAAGGAATCTTTACTTACATAAATCCGGCCATTAAAAACATAACCGGTTATACAATTGAGGAAGTCCTTGGAACCCATTTTACAAAGCACGTGCATCCCGATGATATTGGTGGTCTTCAGGAAGATATAGAGAGAACAGTTTCAGGAGAACACAAGCCCTATATGTTCAGGATAGTAAAAAAAGATGGAAAAATAAGCTATGTGCACACCACATCCAGGCCCATTATAAAGGATGGAAATTTTGTAGGCATCAATGGATTAATGGTGGACATTGCAAGACTCAAACAAGTTGAAGTAAGACTCAAAGAAGAAAGGGACAGGGCACAGAATTACCTTGACATCGTAGGAGTCATTATACTTGCAATTGATACAGAAGGCAATATCAAACTTATAAACAAAAAAGGATGCGAAATATTCGGAGAAGAAGAATACCAGCTTGTATCACAAAACTGGTTTGATATATATTTTCCTGAAGAACTGAAGGAAAAGGCGAAAAAAGAATACAAAAAAACCATAGAGGGAGAAATACCATTCAAATCTTATTTTGAATCTCCCATAAAAACAAAAGAGGGAGAACGGATATTTGCATGGCACAATATAGACATCAAAGACGGAGAGGGAAATGTTACGGGAATGTTGTCTTCAGGAAATGACATCACTGAAAGGAAAAAAGCAGAACAGGCGCTTGTTTTTGCAAAGCTTATATCTGAAAATGCAAATCGTACTAAAAGACAGTTCCTTTCAAATATAAGCCACGAACTGAGGACTCCCCTGAACCTTATAATCGGGTACTCGGACCTTTTATATGAAGACTATGTGGGTACAACAAGCAAAGAGCAAAAAGAATACCTGGAAATTGTCAAAAGAAGTGGGAACAGGTTGCTTCTTCTCCTCAATTCAATGATAGACCTGTCAGCAATTGAAGAAGGAAAGAGAGAACTGGATTTAAAAGAGTTCTCTGTACCTGTTATAATAAATGACATAAAGAACTCCACACTTCCCATGGCCAAGAAAAAGCAGATCGCACTGCATTTCTGTGTTGATGAGGATATTAAGACAATAAATGCCGACAAGAGTAAAATCAAAACCGTGCTGTATAATCTCATAAACAATGCCATAAAGTTCACTCCGGAAGGCGGAAATATTGATGTCAGCGTTGTAAAGGACGATGAGATGCTCAGAGTCTCAGTGAAAGACGATGGAATAGGTATCGAAAAAGAGAACATCAGTAAATTATTCCAGCCATTCTCACAGATAGATTCATCACTTAATCGTAAATTTGAAGGAGCCGGGCTCGGTCTTAGTATCGTAAAGGAATTTGTCAGGATGCATGGTGGGAACGTGCGTGTTGAAACCGAGATAAATAAAGGAAGCAATTTCAGCTTTACAATTCCAATGGATACTGACAAAAATTAA
- a CDS encoding PH domain-containing protein, with translation MISKCTKGRMKNIEKMLEEDEKIIEAVSGVVNGTLFGEKTDNLDGVLVLTPERVLFHYKRKSGFYRSKIYPLKEISSINFEKGILGSNIQMQNSISSLKVTLIPTNENAEDFVRKTRSYITEIANNNVCQVTCSHDVIEQIKKFSRLNKQGVITDNEFSAKKKQLLGI, from the coding sequence ATGATAAGTAAGTGTACAAAAGGAAGAATGAAAAATATCGAAAAGATGCTGGAAGAAGATGAAAAAATCATTGAGGCAGTATCCGGTGTTGTTAACGGAACATTGTTTGGGGAGAAAACTGACAACCTTGACGGCGTACTCGTACTGACACCTGAAAGAGTCTTATTCCATTATAAGCGGAAAAGTGGATTTTACCGGTCAAAAATATATCCACTGAAAGAAATCAGCAGCATAAACTTTGAAAAGGGAATCCTGGGATCGAACATACAGATGCAGAACAGCATTAGCAGTCTTAAAGTCACACTGATTCCAACAAATGAAAATGCAGAAGATTTTGTCAGGAAAACCAGGTCATACATCACAGAAATAGCAAACAACAATGTGTGCCAGGTCACATGCAGCCATGACGTGATTGAACAGATTAAAAAATTCTCCCGCCTGAACAAACAGGGCGTCATAACAGATAACGAATTTAGTGCCAAGAAAAAGCAACTGCTGGGAATATGA
- a CDS encoding serpin family protein codes for MKYTKMLFTLCVLCTLLLSGCVEDTGVSSESTINAESAEDYNIAAANNAFAFDMYSGIVNTSEGNMFFSPYSIFTAMAMCYDGAESTTKEEMSNVFYFPLNKNVLEISLMGMIEQINSDNENYELETANALWIQQSFPVKEQYISNVETYYYGNVTNLDFVSQPEESKETINNWVAEKTNDKIKDPIPDGVINEYTRLIITNAVYFNGKWLTEFNEGSTHKRDFYISEDDDSNVETMYTKQYFSYSESSDAKMLELPYKGDNLCMYVVLPTENDIESFESSFSVSDYESLKSGMDSEYEVKTWLPKFKFESRTELSDQLIRMGVRDAFSDQNADLSGISDKYLKVSKVLHQAFVDVQEKGTEAAAATEVAVEDEAVDVEPIPEREFRADHPFMFFIEDKRTGCILFMGKVESPEYEKTD; via the coding sequence ATGAAATATACAAAAATGTTATTCACACTATGTGTGTTGTGCACATTGCTTCTTTCCGGATGTGTTGAAGATACGGGTGTAAGCTCGGAGTCTACAATAAATGCGGAATCGGCTGAAGATTATAATATTGCGGCTGCAAACAATGCCTTCGCCTTTGACATGTATTCAGGGATTGTAAATACAAGTGAAGGAAACATGTTCTTTTCTCCTTACAGCATATTCACAGCAATGGCAATGTGCTATGATGGTGCCGAGAGCACAACCAAAGAGGAGATGTCAAATGTATTCTATTTCCCACTCAACAAAAATGTACTGGAAATAAGCCTGATGGGAATGATTGAGCAAATTAATTCAGATAATGAAAATTATGAACTTGAAACTGCAAATGCCCTGTGGATTCAACAGAGCTTCCCGGTAAAAGAGCAGTACATTTCCAACGTTGAAACATACTACTATGGAAACGTAACAAATCTGGATTTTGTAAGCCAGCCTGAAGAATCAAAGGAAACAATCAACAATTGGGTTGCAGAAAAAACAAATGATAAAATAAAAGACCCTATCCCTGATGGAGTGATTAACGAATATACCAGGCTCATCATCACAAACGCAGTTTACTTCAATGGTAAATGGTTAACCGAATTTAACGAAGGAAGCACCCACAAAAGGGATTTCTACATTTCTGAAGATGATGATAGCAATGTAGAGACCATGTATACAAAGCAGTATTTCAGTTATTCAGAAAGCTCAGATGCGAAGATGTTGGAACTACCATACAAAGGCGATAATCTCTGCATGTATGTTGTCCTCCCAACTGAGAATGACATCGAATCCTTTGAAAGCTCATTTTCTGTTAGTGACTATGAAAGTCTCAAATCCGGCATGGATTCTGAGTATGAAGTAAAAACATGGCTACCCAAGTTTAAATTTGAGTCAAGGACCGAGCTTTCAGATCAGCTCATCCGGATGGGTGTAAGAGACGCATTCAGCGATCAAAACGCTGATCTGTCGGGAATTTCAGATAAATATCTGAAGGTATCAAAGGTACTCCATCAGGCTTTTGTTGATGTTCAGGAGAAAGGCACAGAAGCAGCTGCAGCGACCGAAGTGGCAGTGGAAGATGAAGCTGTAGATGTTGAACCAATTCCCGAAAGGGAATTCAGGGCAGATCATCCTTTCATGTTCTTCATAGAAGACAAGAGGACAGGATGCATTCTGTTTATGGGCAAAGTTGAGAGTCCCGAATATGAGAAAACGGACTGA
- a CDS encoding class I SAM-dependent methyltransferase — protein MENDIKMFYDLMAEKTADEWYSEDILKPTINDFISLLPPNPHVLDLGCGPGHESMRLDQAGAKVTGIDFSEKCINIARQRCPQCKFDVKDFRILDEAYGKFEGVFACASLIHISPTELGEVLRNIKKVLVDGGYVAIVIVEGEGINGKYSILEVEGRKLNRAFYQYTLNYLLKEAEKADLEYVHEGYLDEKLKKDGWRNYLFKSG, from the coding sequence ATGGAAAACGATATCAAAATGTTCTATGATCTAATGGCAGAGAAAACTGCAGATGAGTGGTATAGTGAAGATATACTGAAACCGACGATAAATGATTTTATCTCATTGTTACCACCAAATCCACATGTTCTTGATCTTGGGTGTGGTCCGGGACACGAAAGCATGAGACTGGATCAGGCAGGAGCAAAGGTTACAGGTATTGATTTCAGTGAAAAATGTATTAATATTGCACGCCAACGTTGCCCTCAATGCAAATTTGATGTAAAAGATTTCCGCATTTTAGATGAGGCATATGGAAAGTTTGAAGGTGTCTTTGCCTGTGCATCATTGATCCATATCAGTCCCACGGAACTAGGGGAAGTATTGCGTAATATAAAAAAAGTGCTGGTGGATGGCGGCTATGTTGCCATTGTTATCGTTGAGGGAGAAGGCATCAATGGGAAATACAGTATACTGGAGGTAGAAGGAAGAAAATTGAATCGGGCGTTTTATCAATATACCCTAAACTACCTTCTCAAAGAGGCTGAAAAAGCAGACCTGGAATATGTCCATGAAGGCTATCTTGATGAGAAACTAAAGAAAGATGGCTGGCGGAACTATCTGTTCAAGTCCGGATGA
- a CDS encoding GNAT family N-acetyltransferase has translation MKIPDSDLSIRLLSKRVDLSSFCCTNDDLNDFLKNDSLKNQDDLISKTYLCYYQEHLAGYFTLTTDTLRVKYVDDSDCVNDFIYPQYPAIKLARLATDMRYQKRGIGTYMLLGAVGLAIEVSSITGCRYITVDSKPESLQFYIKQGFKEVKGGPKREYKPLYLNMYPIIEGLEPTESLDPYVESI, from the coding sequence ATGAAAATTCCGGACTCTGATTTATCGATAAGATTACTTTCAAAACGGGTGGATCTTTCCTCTTTTTGTTGTACTAACGATGATCTTAACGATTTTTTAAAGAATGATTCACTAAAAAATCAGGATGACCTGATAAGTAAAACCTATTTATGTTATTATCAGGAGCATCTTGCTGGTTATTTCACATTGACCACTGACACATTACGGGTAAAATATGTTGATGATTCAGACTGTGTGAATGACTTTATATATCCCCAATATCCTGCTATAAAATTGGCGAGACTTGCCACAGATATGCGATATCAAAAACGAGGTATAGGTACATACATGCTATTGGGTGCAGTAGGTTTAGCCATAGAAGTTTCCTCAATTACTGGTTGTAGATACATCACCGTGGATTCTAAACCAGAGTCTCTGCAGTTTTATATCAAGCAGGGTTTTAAAGAAGTAAAAGGTGGGCCAAAGAGGGAATACAAACCATTGTATCTAAACATGTATCCGATTATAGAAGGACTTGAGCCTACTGAGTCACTTGATCCATATGTCGAATCCATTTGA
- a CDS encoding type I restriction-modification system subunit M, translating to MALKKSELYSSLWSSCDELRGGMDASQYKDYVLVLLFIKYVSDKYADMPYAPISIPSGASFKDMVALKGKPDIGDQINKKIIAPLINANKLSNMPDFNDTNKLGSGKEQVDRLTNLIAIFENPSLDFSKNRAEGDDILGDAYEYLMRHFATESGKSKGQFYTPAEVSRIIAQILGIRLAETTSSTTAYDPTCGSGSLLLKVADEARTKITLYGQEKDSATSGLARMNMILHNNPEALIAQGNTLTTPEFKDGEILKTFDYVVANPPFSDKRWSTGLGPLNDEYERFKPFGIPPAKQGDYAYLLHIVRSLKSTGKGACILPHGVLFRGNAEADIRRNLVRKGYIKGIIGLPANLFYGTGIPACIIVIDKENAHARKGIFMIDASAGFMKDGPKNRLRSQDIHKIVDVFTKQTEVLKYSRMVSLDEIEKNEFNLNLPRYIDTQEAEDLQDIEGHLHGGIPCADIDALKRYWDVCPQLREALFREMRPGYLGLTVDKSAIKSTIYEHPEFAAFIDGMNDHFTQWRKRTSNRLKQLEVESHPKELIAELSEDLLAHYSGKPLINHYDVYQHLMDYWSETMQDDCYMISVDGWKAETYRIIEKDKKGKEKDKGWACDLVPRELIVARYFAREQELIDEITAELESVTARLKGIKGDREAKEEADALNEWLNLSKDETDLKKKLKDTETALDSKAYAYYPKLTEGDVKSLVVDDKWLSALDTAIHGEMDRISQSLTQRVKELAERYETPLPQMTERVAELEAKVNEHLERMGFRL from the coding sequence ATGGCCCTAAAAAAATCAGAACTCTACTCTTCTCTCTGGTCCAGCTGCGATGAACTTCGAGGTGGAATGGATGCCAGCCAGTACAAAGACTATGTACTCGTTCTTCTTTTCATTAAATATGTCAGCGATAAGTACGCAGACATGCCCTATGCCCCCATTAGCATCCCATCCGGTGCAAGCTTTAAGGACATGGTAGCACTCAAAGGCAAACCGGACATTGGTGACCAGATCAACAAAAAGATAATAGCTCCCCTTATCAATGCAAACAAACTCTCAAACATGCCGGATTTCAACGATACCAACAAACTTGGAAGTGGCAAGGAACAGGTGGACAGGCTCACCAATCTCATAGCTATCTTTGAGAACCCTAGCCTTGATTTCTCCAAGAACCGTGCAGAAGGAGATGACATTCTTGGAGATGCTTATGAGTATCTCATGAGACATTTCGCAACTGAGAGCGGTAAAAGTAAAGGCCAGTTCTATACACCAGCCGAAGTCAGTCGTATCATAGCGCAGATCCTTGGCATCCGTCTGGCAGAAACAACAAGCTCAACTACTGCCTATGACCCAACATGTGGTTCCGGTTCACTGCTTTTGAAGGTTGCAGACGAGGCAAGGACAAAGATCACCCTGTACGGTCAGGAAAAAGACTCTGCAACATCCGGTTTAGCCCGCATGAACATGATATTGCACAACAATCCTGAGGCTCTCATTGCTCAGGGCAATACGCTGACCACTCCTGAATTTAAGGATGGGGAGATACTCAAGACATTTGATTATGTTGTGGCCAATCCACCTTTCAGTGATAAGCGCTGGAGTACCGGACTTGGCCCATTGAATGATGAATATGAGCGTTTCAAGCCTTTTGGAATTCCACCAGCCAAGCAGGGAGATTATGCTTACCTGCTGCATATTGTACGTTCACTCAAGAGCACTGGTAAAGGCGCCTGTATCCTTCCACATGGTGTGCTTTTCCGTGGCAATGCTGAAGCAGATATTCGCAGGAATCTTGTTCGAAAGGGCTACATCAAAGGCATTATAGGCCTTCCTGCGAACCTTTTCTACGGTACTGGCATACCTGCCTGTATTATTGTTATTGATAAAGAGAATGCTCATGCGCGTAAGGGTATCTTCATGATCGATGCAAGTGCAGGTTTTATGAAGGATGGACCCAAGAACCGCCTTCGTTCCCAGGATATTCACAAGATCGTTGACGTTTTCACAAAGCAGACTGAGGTTTTGAAATATTCACGGATGGTAAGCCTTGATGAGATAGAGAAGAACGAGTTCAACCTGAACCTACCACGCTACATTGACACACAGGAGGCTGAGGATCTCCAGGATATTGAAGGACACCTGCATGGAGGTATTCCCTGTGCTGATATTGATGCCCTCAAACGTTACTGGGATGTCTGTCCACAGCTTCGTGAGGCTCTGTTCAGGGAGATGCGACCTGGCTATCTAGGGCTTACTGTGGACAAATCAGCCATTAAATCCACGATCTATGAGCACCCGGAGTTTGCTGCTTTCATTGATGGGATGAATGATCACTTTACGCAGTGGAGAAAGAGAACATCTAACAGGTTAAAACAGCTGGAAGTTGAAAGTCACCCCAAGGAACTAATAGCCGAACTATCCGAGGATCTGCTTGCACATTACTCAGGTAAGCCGCTGATCAATCACTATGATGTGTACCAGCACCTGATGGATTACTGGTCTGAGACCATGCAGGATGACTGCTATATGATCTCTGTTGATGGCTGGAAGGCTGAAACATATCGCATTATCGAGAAGGACAAGAAAGGTAAGGAGAAGGACAAAGGCTGGGCATGTGACCTAGTTCCCAGGGAGCTTATCGTGGCTCGATACTTTGCAAGAGAGCAGGAACTTATTGACGAGATTACAGCCGAGCTGGAAAGTGTCACTGCTCGCCTGAAAGGGATAAAAGGTGACAGGGAAGCAAAGGAAGAGGCCGATGCACTCAATGAATGGCTGAACTTGTCCAAAGATGAAACTGACCTGAAGAAGAAGCTCAAGGATACAGAAACAGCTCTTGATTCCAAAGCTTATGCTTATTATCCTAAGCTGACTGAGGGTGATGTCAAGTCGCTTGTAGTGGATGACAAATGGCTCTCTGCACTGGATACTGCTATCCATGGAGAGATGGACCGTATTAGTCAGTCTCTTACTCAGCGTGTGAAGGAGCTGGCAGAGAGGTATGAGACTCCGTTGCCACAGATGACCGAACGTGTGGCTGAGCTGGAGGCTAAGGTGAATGAGCATCTGGAGAGGATGGGGTTCAGGTTATGA
- a CDS encoding PDDEXK nuclease domain-containing protein produces the protein MSLDNDYGFKQLVDLCTQTHQEMQRRAGRSVDIHLVIRNWLFGWYIVEYEQNGSDRAEYGAGLVKQLSGELGEQLGRGFSARTLEQCRKFYLMQRKISQTMSAQFGIDKTELPLEGNLAIPQTVSAISEASLLKADVWQNVVTELLGRFTLGWSHYVTLMTVENADERRFYEIEATQNYWSVRELERQISSSLYERLALSRNKEEIRRLAEEGLVVEKAADLIKNPLVLEFLGLEEKPCWSENELESAIIDRLETFLLELGKGFLFEGRQKRFTFDNDHFYIDLVFYNRLLRCYVLIDLKRDKLTHQDLGQMQMYVNYFDRHVKTDDELPTIGIVLCRRKNDALVELTLPEKANIFAPKYQLYLPSKAELKAQLEKIEDELEASTHEF, from the coding sequence ATGAGTCTGGATAATGATTACGGTTTTAAGCAACTGGTAGATCTCTGTACGCAGACCCATCAGGAGATGCAGAGGCGTGCAGGACGCTCTGTGGATATACATCTGGTGATACGCAACTGGCTTTTTGGATGGTATATAGTCGAGTATGAGCAGAACGGATCTGACAGGGCAGAGTATGGTGCTGGTCTGGTCAAGCAGTTGTCCGGTGAACTTGGAGAACAACTTGGACGGGGCTTTTCTGCCAGGACTCTTGAACAGTGTCGTAAGTTCTACCTGATGCAGAGAAAGATTTCGCAGACAATGTCTGCGCAATTTGGGATCGATAAAACAGAACTCCCTCTGGAAGGTAATCTGGCAATACCGCAGACGGTTTCTGCGATTTCTGAAGCTAGTCTTTTAAAAGCAGATGTATGGCAGAATGTTGTGACGGAGTTGCTTGGTCGTTTTACTCTTGGCTGGTCACATTATGTGACTTTGATGACGGTTGAAAATGCTGATGAACGCCGGTTCTACGAGATTGAGGCCACGCAGAACTACTGGAGTGTGCGTGAGCTGGAACGGCAGATATCAAGTTCGCTTTATGAACGACTGGCTCTTAGTCGAAACAAAGAGGAGATACGCAGGCTTGCTGAAGAGGGACTTGTGGTGGAGAAGGCGGCAGACCTTATCAAAAATCCACTGGTGCTGGAATTCCTCGGACTTGAGGAGAAGCCCTGCTGGTCTGAGAACGAGCTGGAGTCTGCTATCATCGACAGGCTGGAAACGTTCCTGCTGGAGCTTGGGAAGGGGTTCCTTTTCGAGGGTCGCCAGAAACGCTTCACTTTCGACAACGACCATTTCTACATTGACCTTGTATTCTACAACAGACTTCTGCGCTGCTATGTTCTTATCGACCTGAAACGTGACAAGCTCACCCATCAGGATCTCGGTCAGATGCAGATGTATGTGAATTACTTTGATCGCCATGTAAAGACCGATGATGAACTCCCAACTATCGGTATCGTCCTCTGCCGCCGCAAGAATGATGCACTGGTTGAGCTTACCCTGCCAGAGAAAGCCAACATCTTCGCCCCGAAATATCAGCTTTACCTCCCGTCAAAGGCAGAATTAAAAGCGCAATTGGAGAAGATTGAGGACGAATTGGAGGCAAGTACGCATGAGTTCTGA